In a genomic window of Hymenobacter chitinivorans DSM 11115:
- a CDS encoding DUF6986 family protein has translation MKLSLQDTDKSQLLEQLGVANRQFQQTYPGDKPDRQPVHTVYGGANLFKSDTCVRMGEIALNNLKTYAPNFTELARVLQLKGHEHLPTLEKDIQALTERLDAMSEAERKQEHAWLAYSVYNKIIKKLQREAVEDFRVDFEDGFGNRPDAEEDETAVRAAQEVAKGMQNGTLSPFIGIRIKPFTEDLKARGVRTLDIFLTTLLEATGGKLPDNFVVMLPKVTIPEQMTTMVRLFELIEKANNLAPGTLKMETMVEATQIIMDEEGRNPLMRIIRASEGRCVAAHFGTYDYTASAGITAKYQTMAHPVCDFAHHMTKVALGGTGIFLSDGATNVMPIGPHRGDNLSFEQLKENRDSVHNAWRQGFHHTTHSLINGLYQGWDLNPAQLPMRYAATYNFFLSSYDDALNRLKTFVERAAISTLTGDIFDDAATGQGLLNFFLKAMNCGAITEEEVLATGLTLDEIHTRSFFRILEGRRQQKA, from the coding sequence ATGAAACTCAGCTTACAAGACACCGACAAAAGCCAGCTGCTCGAGCAGCTCGGCGTGGCCAACCGCCAGTTCCAGCAAACCTACCCCGGCGACAAACCCGACCGGCAGCCGGTGCACACCGTCTACGGCGGGGCCAACCTGTTTAAGTCGGACACCTGCGTGCGCATGGGCGAAATTGCCCTGAACAACCTCAAAACCTACGCCCCCAACTTCACCGAGCTGGCCCGCGTGCTCCAGCTCAAGGGCCACGAGCATTTGCCCACGCTGGAAAAAGACATTCAGGCCCTGACCGAGCGCCTCGACGCCATGAGTGAGGCTGAGCGCAAGCAGGAGCACGCCTGGCTGGCGTATTCGGTCTACAACAAGATCATCAAGAAGCTGCAGCGCGAAGCCGTGGAGGATTTCCGGGTCGACTTCGAAGACGGCTTCGGCAACCGCCCCGACGCGGAAGAAGACGAAACAGCCGTGCGCGCCGCTCAGGAAGTGGCCAAAGGCATGCAGAACGGCACTTTGTCGCCCTTCATCGGCATCCGCATCAAGCCTTTCACCGAGGATCTGAAGGCCCGGGGCGTCCGCACGCTCGACATTTTCCTGACCACGCTGCTCGAAGCCACCGGCGGTAAGCTGCCCGACAACTTCGTGGTGATGCTACCCAAAGTGACCATTCCGGAGCAGATGACCACGATGGTGCGCCTGTTTGAGCTCATCGAGAAGGCCAACAACCTCGCGCCCGGCACCCTGAAGATGGAAACCATGGTGGAGGCCACCCAAATCATCATGGATGAGGAAGGCCGCAACCCACTCATGCGCATCATCCGGGCCAGTGAGGGCCGCTGCGTGGCCGCCCACTTCGGCACCTACGACTACACGGCCTCGGCCGGCATTACGGCCAAGTACCAGACCATGGCCCACCCCGTCTGCGACTTTGCCCACCACATGACCAAGGTGGCCCTGGGCGGCACCGGTATCTTCCTCTCCGACGGGGCTACCAACGTGATGCCCATCGGGCCCCACCGCGGCGACAACCTTAGCTTCGAGCAGCTCAAGGAAAACCGCGACTCGGTGCACAACGCCTGGCGCCAGGGCTTCCATCACACCACCCACTCGCTCATCAACGGCCTCTACCAGGGCTGGGATTTGAATCCGGCCCAGCTGCCGATGCGCTATGCGGCCACCTACAACTTCTTTCTCAGCAGCTACGACGACGCCCTGAACCGCCTGAAAACCTTCGTCGAGCGGGCCGCCATTTCCACCCTCACCGGCGACATCTTCGACGATGCCGCCACCGGTCAGGGCCTGCTCAACTTCTTCCTCAAGGCCATGAACTGCGGCGCCATCACCGAGGAAGAAGTGCTGGCCACCGGCCTGACGCTGGACGAAATTCACACCCGCTCTTTCTTCCGCATCCTGGAAGGCCGCCGGCAGCAGAAGGCGTAA
- the uraH gene encoding hydroxyisourate hydrolase, with the protein MSQITTHILDTTLGRPAQGVTIALSGLLENDTWQELARGQTNKDGRIPDLLPKDQPLPLGTYKMKFFTQDYFEQQGTTVFYPFVEIVFNVLAAEHYHIPLLLNPFGYSTYRGS; encoded by the coding sequence ATGAGCCAGATTACCACCCACATCCTGGACACTACGTTGGGCCGCCCGGCCCAAGGCGTCACCATTGCCCTTTCGGGTTTGCTGGAAAACGACACCTGGCAGGAGTTGGCCCGGGGCCAAACTAATAAGGACGGCCGCATCCCCGACTTGCTGCCCAAAGACCAGCCGCTGCCGCTGGGCACCTACAAAATGAAGTTTTTCACCCAGGACTACTTTGAGCAGCAGGGCACCACGGTTTTCTACCCCTTCGTGGAAATCGTCTTCAACGTGCTGGCCGCCGAGCACTACCACATTCCCCTGCTGCTCAACCCCTTCGGCTACAGCACCTACCGCGGCAGCTGA
- the uraD gene encoding 2-oxo-4-hydroxy-4-carboxy-5-ureidoimidazoline decarboxylase, giving the protein MTLSELNSLPAPTRAEALAKCCGATAWVAQLNAAFPVADAAALFAQAHDIWYRLSEADWREAFTHHPKIGDVNSLKEKFASTSQWAEGEQGAVKQASQDTLEALAAGNETYERKFGYIFIVCATGKSADEMLALLQARLPNPPEAEIHIAMAEQDKITRIRLEKLLAA; this is encoded by the coding sequence ATGACTCTTTCCGAACTCAATTCCCTGCCCGCGCCCACCCGGGCCGAAGCCCTGGCCAAGTGCTGCGGGGCCACGGCCTGGGTAGCGCAGCTGAACGCCGCCTTTCCCGTTGCCGACGCCGCCGCACTTTTCGCCCAAGCCCACGACATCTGGTACCGTTTATCGGAAGCCGACTGGCGCGAGGCCTTCACCCACCACCCCAAAATCGGGGACGTAAATTCACTTAAGGAGAAGTTTGCCAGCACCAGCCAGTGGGCCGAGGGGGAACAGGGCGCCGTGAAGCAAGCCTCTCAGGACACGCTCGAAGCCCTGGCCGCCGGCAATGAAACCTACGAGCGGAAGTTCGGCTACATCTTCATCGTGTGCGCCACGGGTAAGTCGGCCGACGAAATGCTGGCCTTGCTGCAAGCCCGGCTGCCCAACCCGCCCGAAGCGGAAATCCATATTGCCATGGCCGAGCAGGACAAAATTACCCGCATCCGCCTCGAAAAACTCTTAGCCGCATGA
- the allE gene encoding (S)-ureidoglycine aminohydrolase yields the protein MEISALTRSVVKHNHAIIAPDGYINSNVPGWTNCTVNVIINEQMGARLAQTLITLREGGELLGQTQAAQIFFYVVEGQLHASIDGQEKTLTQGEYVYVPIEKSYRFHGPTEGTQVLTFHKVYEPLPGYETPGVLFGTRDIAKAPIYMNDDALRIQELLPNELGFDMAVNIFTYDLGGHLPMVETHIMEHGLLYLEGEAIYMLDQQWYPVKKGDSIWMAPYCQQWATTMGKVPSVYIYYKNVNRFPTVL from the coding sequence ATGGAAATTTCCGCCCTGACCCGCTCCGTGGTCAAGCACAACCACGCCATTATTGCCCCCGACGGCTACATCAACAGCAACGTGCCCGGCTGGACCAACTGCACCGTCAACGTCATCATCAACGAGCAGATGGGGGCCCGCCTGGCCCAGACGCTGATTACGCTGCGGGAAGGCGGGGAGCTGCTGGGCCAGACCCAGGCCGCCCAGATTTTCTTCTACGTGGTGGAAGGCCAGCTGCACGCCAGCATCGACGGCCAGGAAAAAACCCTGACCCAGGGCGAGTACGTCTACGTGCCCATCGAGAAGAGCTACCGGTTTCACGGCCCCACGGAAGGCACCCAGGTACTGACGTTTCACAAAGTATATGAGCCGCTACCAGGCTACGAAACGCCCGGCGTGCTGTTCGGGACCCGGGATATTGCCAAGGCGCCCATCTACATGAACGACGACGCGCTGCGGATTCAGGAGCTGCTGCCAAATGAGCTGGGCTTCGACATGGCCGTCAACATCTTCACCTACGACCTGGGCGGCCACTTACCCATGGTCGAAACCCATATCATGGAGCACGGCCTGCTGTATCTGGAAGGCGAGGCCATCTACATGCTCGACCAGCAGTGGTACCCCGTCAAGAAGGGTGACTCTATCTGGATGGCGCCCTACTGCCAGCAGTGGGCCACCACGATGGGCAAAGTGCCCTCCGTTTACATTTATTACAAGAACGTGAACCGCTTCCCAACGGTACTGTAA
- a CDS encoding allantoate amidohydrolase, producing MDDNYTSRAEKILRRIEALAAISEDTDGVTRTFGTPAFLQGSALVKSWMDAAGLATRVDSIGNVRGRLVSRHAGAKTFVMASHIDTVVNAGKYDGPLGVLMGLDLLEQFVLSQTELPFHVELIAFSDEEGVRYHTTYLGSKVVAGSFDQNLLTKTDAHGISLTQAIETMGGTTQLLAAEALAVDQWLGYFETHIEQGPVLWENRIPVALVTAIAGQQRVALTWQGMAGHAGTVPMNMRQDALAGAAEFVLAAEQFGITHKHELVATVGKLDVRHAASNVIPGEVICSLDLRSADAARLATAYAELEQHARAIAQKRNLTLDWNLIQYTAPVTCAPEMNTLLAQAISESGHAVVRLVSGAGHDAVPISAVSPATMLFIRCFKGISHNPLENVELPDVAAAVQVSERFLQLLFSHYQTTPSA from the coding sequence GTGGACGACAACTACACTTCTCGGGCCGAGAAAATCCTGCGCCGCATTGAGGCTTTGGCCGCCATCAGCGAAGATACCGACGGCGTGACGCGCACTTTCGGCACCCCGGCCTTTTTGCAGGGCAGCGCCCTGGTCAAGTCCTGGATGGACGCGGCCGGGCTGGCTACGCGTGTCGACAGCATCGGCAACGTGCGGGGGCGGCTGGTGAGCCGCCATGCCGGGGCCAAAACTTTCGTCATGGCTTCCCACATCGATACGGTGGTGAATGCCGGCAAGTACGACGGGCCGCTGGGCGTGCTTATGGGCCTGGATTTGCTGGAGCAATTCGTGCTCAGCCAGACCGAGCTGCCGTTTCACGTCGAGCTGATTGCCTTCAGCGACGAGGAAGGAGTGCGCTACCACACCACGTACCTGGGCAGCAAAGTCGTGGCCGGCTCCTTCGACCAGAATCTGCTGACCAAAACCGACGCGCACGGCATTTCCCTGACCCAGGCCATTGAAACGATGGGCGGCACGACTCAGCTGCTGGCCGCCGAAGCCCTGGCCGTCGACCAGTGGCTGGGCTACTTCGAAACCCATATTGAGCAGGGTCCGGTGCTCTGGGAAAACCGGATTCCGGTGGCTTTGGTCACGGCTATTGCCGGGCAGCAGCGCGTGGCGCTCACCTGGCAGGGCATGGCCGGGCACGCCGGCACCGTGCCCATGAATATGCGCCAGGATGCCCTGGCCGGGGCCGCCGAATTCGTGCTGGCCGCCGAGCAGTTTGGCATCACCCACAAGCACGAGCTGGTAGCCACCGTGGGCAAGCTCGACGTGCGCCACGCGGCCAGCAACGTCATTCCCGGTGAGGTAATCTGCAGCCTGGATTTGCGCAGCGCCGACGCGGCCCGCCTGGCTACGGCCTACGCCGAGCTAGAGCAACACGCCCGGGCCATTGCCCAGAAACGCAACCTGACGCTCGACTGGAACCTGATTCAGTACACCGCGCCCGTCACCTGCGCCCCGGAAATGAATACCTTGCTGGCCCAGGCCATCAGTGAATCGGGACACGCGGTGGTCCGGCTCGTGAGCGGGGCCGGGCACGACGCGGTACCGATTTCGGCCGTTTCGCCGGCCACCATGCTGTTTATCCGCTGCTTTAAGGGCATCAGCCACAACCCGCTCGAAAACGTGGAGCTACCCGACGTGGCCGCCGCCGTGCAGGTGTCCGAGCGGTTTTTGCAGCTGCTTTTCTCCCATTACCAAACCACCCCTTCCGCCTAG
- the allB gene encoding allantoinase AllB, with translation MPEVAIKSQRVVLPQGEQPAVVLIENGRIAAVLPIDAAVSCPVVDVQYRAVLPGVIDPHVHINEPGRTEWEGFNTATRAALAGGLTTLVDMPLNSAPVTTSVANFELKLAATHGQLHTNVGFWGGIVPGNAAEVEGLIARGVLGFKAFLTHSGIDDFPNATEDDLRQIMPILARHGLPLLVHCELTTDDAAWKQHDKRSYQNYLASRPKHWEDDAVSLMIRLCAEFRCPVHIVHLSSANSIAPIAAAKAQGLPLTVETGQHYLFFNAEDIADGQTQFKCAPPIREKANNDQLWQALQQGIIDFVATDHSPAPPDLKQIETGDFTTAWGGIASLQLALPVLWTAAQQRGASLHDLATWLSTNPARLIGQSQRKGQIATGFDADLLILDPEQAFDVTADLLQHRHKVSPYVGRQLRGVVEQTWLAGQLVYERPEFRVLNQGQLLTDRTV, from the coding sequence ATGCCAGAGGTAGCCATAAAAAGCCAGCGCGTGGTATTGCCCCAGGGTGAGCAGCCCGCCGTGGTACTCATCGAAAACGGCCGCATTGCCGCCGTGCTGCCAATTGATGCTGCCGTGAGCTGCCCCGTGGTAGACGTGCAGTACCGGGCCGTGCTACCCGGCGTCATCGACCCGCACGTGCACATCAACGAGCCGGGCCGCACCGAGTGGGAAGGCTTCAACACGGCCACCCGTGCCGCGTTGGCCGGCGGCCTGACCACGCTCGTGGACATGCCCCTGAACTCGGCCCCGGTGACGACGTCGGTAGCCAACTTCGAGCTTAAGCTGGCCGCTACGCACGGGCAGCTGCATACCAACGTGGGCTTTTGGGGCGGCATCGTGCCCGGCAACGCGGCGGAAGTAGAAGGCCTCATTGCCCGGGGCGTGCTGGGTTTCAAAGCCTTTCTGACTCACTCCGGCATCGACGATTTTCCCAACGCTACCGAGGATGATTTGCGGCAAATAATGCCCATTCTGGCCCGGCACGGTCTGCCGCTGCTGGTGCACTGCGAGCTGACCACCGACGACGCGGCGTGGAAGCAGCACGATAAACGCTCCTACCAAAACTACCTGGCTTCGCGGCCCAAGCACTGGGAAGACGACGCGGTGAGCCTGATGATTCGGCTGTGCGCCGAGTTCCGCTGCCCCGTCCACATCGTGCATCTGTCCTCGGCCAATTCCATTGCGCCCATTGCCGCGGCCAAGGCCCAGGGTTTGCCGCTGACGGTGGAAACCGGGCAGCACTACCTGTTTTTCAACGCCGAGGACATTGCCGACGGCCAAACCCAGTTCAAGTGCGCCCCGCCGATTCGGGAAAAGGCCAACAACGACCAGCTCTGGCAGGCTTTGCAGCAGGGCATCATCGACTTCGTGGCTACCGACCACTCCCCCGCCCCCCCCGACCTCAAGCAGATTGAAACCGGCGACTTTACCACGGCCTGGGGCGGCATTGCCTCCCTGCAGCTGGCCCTGCCGGTGCTCTGGACCGCGGCCCAGCAGCGGGGCGCTTCGCTGCACGACCTGGCTACCTGGCTGAGCACCAACCCGGCCCGGCTCATCGGCCAAAGCCAGCGGAAGGGGCAAATTGCTACAGGCTTCGATGCTGATTTGCTGATTCTGGACCCCGAGCAGGCGTTCGACGTAACAGCCGACCTGCTTCAGCACCGCCACAAGGTGTCGCCCTACGTGGGACGGCAGCTACGGGGCGTGGTGGAGCAGACGTGGCTGGCCGGGCAACTGGTGTATGAGCGGCCGGAGTTTCGGGTGCTGAATCAGGGGCAGTTGCTGACGGACCGAACGGTGTAG
- a CDS encoding urate hydroxylase PuuD: MTQVLLFSAFLLGLVLLLGATYALQRFAKVDKRGGKLGENGLTMQGFSYLLILLAVIYVLAVFYILIKGTPWEGHLMEWMNIVVRLMHITFGIAWIGASFYFVFLENALNRTDNVRDELAGNLWAVHGGGFYYLEKYKLAPKEIPRDLHWFKYEAYFTWLSGFSLLFVVYYFNAGSMLIDPKVLDVAPLTGVAIGVGSFVVAWLIYDVLCKSPLVKKGMWFALLGFLVIVGFAFFYCQVFSARAAYIHFGAMLGTLMVGNVFFTIIPAQKAMVKAATLGLPLDPTLGKNALTRSLHNNYFTLPVLFVMVSNHFPSTFGHSQPWLILAAISLGVAGVKHWLNLREKKQATTWILPASVLFLLAVAFVSAPPRAASAGAAACTPNVSIAQVNAIVQNRCVRCHSSNPTDEVFKSAPNGVKYDSPEDIIRLKDKIMQRVVVTKTMPQNNKTNMTQEERDLIRCWIEQGAQNK; encoded by the coding sequence ATGACTCAAGTTTTACTTTTTTCTGCCTTCCTGCTCGGCCTCGTGCTGCTGCTGGGAGCAACGTACGCACTACAGCGCTTCGCCAAAGTCGACAAAAGGGGCGGTAAGCTAGGGGAAAATGGCCTGACTATGCAAGGCTTCTCCTATCTTCTTATTCTGCTGGCGGTTATTTACGTGCTGGCCGTGTTCTACATTCTCATCAAGGGCACCCCCTGGGAAGGCCATTTGATGGAATGGATGAACATCGTGGTGCGCCTGATGCACATCACCTTCGGCATTGCCTGGATTGGGGCTTCGTTCTACTTCGTATTCCTGGAAAATGCCCTCAACCGCACTGACAACGTGCGCGACGAGCTGGCCGGCAACCTCTGGGCCGTGCATGGCGGGGGCTTTTACTACCTCGAAAAATACAAGCTGGCCCCCAAGGAAATCCCCCGCGACCTGCACTGGTTTAAGTACGAGGCCTATTTTACCTGGCTTTCGGGCTTCAGCCTGCTCTTCGTGGTCTATTACTTCAACGCCGGCTCCATGCTCATCGACCCCAAGGTGCTCGACGTGGCCCCGCTCACGGGCGTGGCCATCGGGGTGGGTTCCTTTGTCGTGGCCTGGCTGATCTACGACGTGCTCTGCAAGTCGCCGCTGGTGAAAAAGGGAATGTGGTTTGCCCTGCTGGGCTTCCTGGTGATTGTCGGGTTTGCCTTCTTCTACTGCCAGGTGTTCAGTGCCCGGGCCGCTTACATCCACTTCGGAGCCATGCTGGGCACGCTCATGGTCGGCAACGTGTTCTTCACCATCATTCCGGCCCAGAAAGCCATGGTGAAGGCCGCCACGCTCGGCCTGCCCCTCGACCCCACGCTCGGCAAAAACGCCCTGACCCGCTCCCTGCACAACAACTACTTCACCCTGCCGGTGCTGTTTGTGATGGTCAGCAACCACTTCCCCAGCACCTTCGGCCACAGCCAGCCCTGGCTGATTCTGGCCGCCATTTCCCTGGGCGTGGCCGGCGTGAAGCACTGGCTCAACCTGCGCGAGAAAAAGCAAGCCACCACCTGGATTCTGCCCGCTTCGGTGCTATTCCTGCTGGCCGTAGCCTTCGTGTCGGCGCCACCGCGCGCGGCCAGCGCCGGCGCAGCCGCCTGCACTCCTAATGTGAGCATAGCGCAGGTCAACGCCATTGTGCAAAACCGTTGCGTGCGCTGCCACTCCTCCAACCCCACCGACGAAGTGTTCAAATCGGCGCCCAACGGGGTCAAATACGACTCGCCCGAGGATATCATCCGGCTCAAGGATAAGATCATGCAGCGCGTAGTCGTCACCAAAACGATGCCCCAGAACAACAAAACCAACATGACCCAGGAGGAGCGGGACCTGATCCGCTGCTGGATTGAGCAGGGCGCCCAGAATAAGTAA
- a CDS encoding DUF434 domain-containing protein, with amino-acid sequence MRPADTRHRGPHPNDTRLFAPDWVPVLREAVGELSWLLTRGYPPAATLKLVGDRYALTERQRWAVGRAACTEEQYARRTATLLPATDLGGRPVAIDGFNLLITLETALSGGIVLRGRDGALRDLSSIHGTYRAVQETDRAIRLAAAALLPLSPGPVQWLLDQPVSNSGRLAARLRELGPELGLPWTAEVVMNPDRNLAKTTDIVVTSDSAVLDRAGAWLNLGALALEAEPPRWLLDLG; translated from the coding sequence ATGCGTCCTGCCGATACCCGCCACCGCGGCCCCCACCCCAACGATACCCGCCTGTTCGCGCCCGACTGGGTGCCGGTGCTGCGCGAGGCCGTCGGGGAGCTGTCCTGGCTGCTCACGCGCGGCTACCCACCGGCAGCTACTCTGAAGCTGGTCGGCGACCGGTATGCCCTGACCGAGCGGCAGCGCTGGGCCGTGGGCCGAGCCGCCTGCACCGAGGAGCAGTACGCCCGGCGCACGGCCACGCTACTGCCCGCTACTGACCTCGGCGGCCGGCCCGTTGCCATTGATGGCTTCAACCTATTGATTACCCTCGAAACGGCCCTGAGCGGCGGCATCGTGCTGCGGGGCCGCGACGGAGCCCTGCGCGACTTATCCAGCATCCACGGCACCTACCGCGCCGTGCAGGAAACCGACCGGGCCATCCGACTGGCCGCCGCGGCCCTGCTGCCCCTCTCGCCCGGTCCCGTGCAGTGGCTGCTCGACCAGCCGGTGTCCAATAGTGGCCGGCTGGCGGCCCGCCTGCGCGAGCTGGGCCCCGAGCTGGGCCTGCCCTGGACGGCCGAAGTCGTGATGAACCCCGACCGGAACCTGGCCAAAACGACGGATATCGTCGTCACTTCCGACTCGGCCGTACTGGACCGGGCTGGGGCTTGGCTCAACCTGGGCGCCCTGGCCCTGGAGGCCGAGCCACCCCGCTGGCTACTGGATTTGGGGTAA
- a CDS encoding FMN-binding negative transcriptional regulator produces MYIPANFQLTDQAQAVAFMQRYGFATLVSTNQQMPIASHLPFSVAVEGTQVRLTSHLARANPQWQSWAGQDVLVIFTEPHAYISPTLYDKRESVPTWDYIAVHAYGRVRPLEGEADTARALEQLIATYEPAYQAQWDSLSEKYKTGMMRGIVAFEVEVTSLQGQQKLSQNKSASERAAIAAHLASGDDAAARELAPYI; encoded by the coding sequence ATGTATATCCCCGCCAATTTTCAGCTCACCGACCAGGCCCAGGCCGTGGCCTTCATGCAGCGCTACGGCTTTGCCACCCTGGTCAGCACCAACCAGCAAATGCCCATTGCCTCCCACCTGCCGTTTAGCGTGGCTGTGGAAGGCACCCAGGTGCGCCTTACTTCCCATCTGGCCCGGGCCAATCCGCAGTGGCAATCCTGGGCCGGGCAAGACGTGCTGGTCATCTTTACCGAGCCCCACGCCTACATTTCGCCCACCCTCTACGACAAGCGGGAAAGTGTGCCCACCTGGGATTATATCGCCGTGCATGCCTACGGCCGGGTGCGTCCCCTCGAAGGCGAAGCCGACACGGCCCGGGCCCTGGAGCAGCTCATTGCCACCTACGAGCCGGCTTATCAGGCCCAGTGGGATAGTTTGTCCGAGAAATACAAAACGGGCATGATGCGCGGGATTGTGGCTTTTGAGGTGGAGGTGACGTCCTTGCAAGGCCAGCAGAAGCTGAGCCAGAACAAGTCGGCGAGTGAGCGGGCTGCCATTGCCGCCCACCTGGCCAGCGGAGATGATGCGGCAGCCCGGGAGCTGGCCCCTTATATCTAA
- a CDS encoding urease accessory protein UreD, giving the protein MKWSTVEVAQVRGQSRLITCHNLQPLKLLNPKSPTSACHVVLSSYGGGMVAGDAIRLRIGVEAGARLFVSTQANTKIFKSLDGAVAEQHVAGTVEAGALAVVFPDPVVLQAESRYRQLQHWQLHPTATLLLLDWFHSGRMDQGERFAFTSLHSELRVSRGERLVLLDKLSFEPAHHIAASPANFAGYQTFFSLYLVGNPESSLFQRLAARLEQQKMPGSTGPHFQISSQECLIAVSRAKADVYILRAAAHSRAALQPLCEQLLQELAAADMLGYNPLLRKY; this is encoded by the coding sequence ATGAAGTGGAGCACCGTGGAGGTAGCGCAGGTGCGGGGCCAAAGCCGGCTCATCACCTGCCACAACCTCCAGCCCCTGAAGCTGCTGAACCCCAAGTCGCCAACCAGCGCCTGCCACGTGGTGCTGAGCAGCTACGGCGGCGGCATGGTCGCCGGCGACGCTATCCGGCTGCGCATTGGCGTGGAAGCCGGGGCCCGGCTCTTCGTCAGCACTCAGGCTAACACCAAGATTTTCAAATCCCTGGATGGGGCGGTGGCCGAGCAGCACGTGGCCGGCACCGTGGAAGCCGGGGCCCTGGCCGTCGTCTTTCCCGACCCGGTGGTGCTGCAGGCCGAGAGCCGCTACCGGCAGCTCCAGCACTGGCAGCTCCACCCCACGGCCACCCTGCTGCTGCTGGATTGGTTTCACTCGGGCCGCATGGATCAGGGCGAAAGGTTTGCCTTTACCAGCCTGCATTCCGAGCTGCGCGTGAGCCGGGGCGAAAGGCTGGTGCTGCTGGATAAGCTGAGTTTTGAGCCCGCGCACCACATTGCCGCCTCACCGGCCAACTTCGCCGGCTACCAAACCTTCTTCTCGCTCTACCTGGTTGGCAACCCGGAAAGCAGTTTATTCCAGCGCCTGGCCGCCCGCCTGGAGCAGCAAAAGATGCCCGGCAGCACGGGGCCCCACTTCCAGATCAGCAGCCAGGAGTGCCTGATAGCCGTGTCCCGGGCCAAAGCGGACGTGTATATTCTGCGGGCCGCCGCCCACAGCCGCGCCGCCTTGCAGCCGCTGTGTGAGCAGCTATTGCAGGAGCTGGCCGCCGCGGACATGCTGGGCTACAACCCGCTGCTGCGCAAGTATTAG
- the ureG gene encoding urease accessory protein UreG produces the protein MPFVEKLALLLHGHTHEAYESPGDFAQRETRRLPSYRNFRQRAFTVGIGGPVGTGKTALLKALCERMRHEHELGVVTNDIFTREDADFLIRNSALSEDRIVGVETGGCPHAAIREDISLNMDALEGLMARFENKLDFLFVESGGDNLAAHFSRELVDYSIYVIDVSGGDKIPRKGGPGITQSDLLIINKIDLKDLIKADLGVMERDSRKMRGEGPFLFARAIDGHGLDDIIGHIKEAKARALASVREDRR, from the coding sequence ATGCCCTTCGTCGAAAAACTCGCCCTGCTGCTGCACGGGCACACCCACGAAGCCTACGAGTCGCCGGGCGACTTTGCGCAGCGCGAAACCCGCCGCCTGCCCTCCTACCGCAACTTCCGCCAGCGGGCCTTTACCGTGGGCATCGGCGGGCCGGTGGGGACGGGCAAAACGGCGTTGCTCAAGGCCCTCTGCGAACGGATGCGCCACGAGCACGAATTGGGCGTGGTCACGAACGACATTTTCACCCGCGAAGACGCCGACTTCCTGATTCGGAACAGCGCCCTGAGCGAGGATCGGATTGTGGGCGTCGAAACCGGCGGCTGCCCCCACGCGGCCATCCGGGAGGATATTTCCCTGAATATGGACGCCCTGGAAGGCCTCATGGCCCGCTTCGAGAACAAGCTCGATTTCCTGTTCGTGGAAAGCGGGGGCGACAACCTGGCCGCCCACTTCAGCCGGGAGCTGGTCGACTACTCGATTTACGTCATCGACGTGTCGGGCGGCGACAAAATTCCGCGCAAGGGCGGCCCCGGCATCACCCAGTCGGACCTGCTCATCATCAACAAAATTGACCTCAAGGACCTCATCAAAGCCGACCTGGGCGTGATGGAGCGCGACTCGCGCAAGATGCGCGGTGAGGGTCCCTTCCTCTTCGCCCGCGCCATCGACGGCCACGGCCTGGATGACATCATCGGCCACATCAAAGAGGCCAAAGCCCGCGCCCTGGCCTCCGTGCGCGAAGACCGGCGGTAA